A genomic stretch from Sceloporus undulatus isolate JIND9_A2432 ecotype Alabama chromosome 5, SceUnd_v1.1, whole genome shotgun sequence includes:
- the TLX2 gene encoding T-cell leukemia homeobox protein 2, which produces AAALPPFSVSRRVGHPYQNRTPPKRKKPRTSFSRAQIGELERRFLRQKYLASAERAALAKTLRMTDAQVKTWFQNRRTKWRRQTAEEREAERQQANRLMLRLHQEAFQKGLTPPGPPHPDRLCLHNSSLFALQNLQPWAEEEEEEEQRRASSLSAALL; this is translated from the exons GCCGCCGCGCTGCCTCCTTTCTCGGTGTCCCGGCGGGTGGGGCATCCCTACCAGAACCGGACGCCGCCGAAGCGGAAGAAGCCGCGGACGTCGTTCTCTCGGGCGCAGATCGGGGAGCTGGAGCGGCGCTTCCTCCGGCAGAAGTACCTGGCCTCGGCGGAGCGGGCGGCCCTGGCCAAGACCCTCCGGATGACCGACGCCCAGGTCAAGACCTGGTTCCAGAACCGACGCACCAAGTGgag GCGGCAGACGGCGGAGGAGCGCGAGGCGGAGCGGCAGCAGGCCAATCGTCTGATGCTTCGCCTGCATCAGGAGGCCTTCCAGAAGGGCCTG ACCCCGCCGGGGCCCCCCCACCCGGACCGGCTCTGCCTCCACAACTCCTCGCTCTTCGCCCTCCAGAACCTGCAGCCCTGGGccgaagaggaagaagaggaggagcagcgcAGGGCCTCGTCCCTCTCGGCCGCTCTCCTCTGA